The Thalassotalea nanhaiensis genome has a window encoding:
- a CDS encoding DUF423 domain-containing protein: MLMRILSTFSGIIAAACVLLSAWLSHAGDKLSLHQVSNLETALLFAFIHSIAIFIAVLLFNQTNQRLCQYAASLFGFGLLSFCGLIILRTFISIGMLSKLTPMGGVAFALGWIVLGVASAKTSPNIIGNKD; encoded by the coding sequence TAATGCGTATTTTATCTACATTTTCTGGCATAATAGCCGCCGCTTGCGTGCTACTGTCGGCATGGTTGTCTCACGCAGGAGATAAGCTATCCTTACATCAGGTAAGTAATTTAGAAACCGCATTATTATTTGCATTTATTCATAGCATTGCGATATTTATTGCGGTGCTTTTATTTAACCAAACTAATCAAAGGCTTTGCCAATATGCAGCAAGTTTGTTTGGTTTTGGTTTATTAAGTTTTTGTGGCTTAATAATTTTAAGAACATTTATATCTATAGGCATGCTCTCGAAACTGACCCCAATGGGCGGAGTAGCGTTTGCTTTAGGTTGGATAGTACTTGGTGTAGCCAGTGCTAAAACTAGTCCTAACATCATAGGAAACAAAGATTAA